Below is a window of Ignavibacteriales bacterium DNA.
ATATCTATCATCTTCAACAAAATAGTTATCGGGAGCTCTGTAAAGATTGCTAGTTAGATTTACAGAACCAACAAACGCATCGAGCAAATCTTCAAACGAAAGATTGATGCGAAAAATACTTTGCAGCGCATCGGAATTTACGGCGCCAACGTAAGCTGTGTTTTTCAGTGCATCGTAAAATGTGAACTTATCTTTGGTAACAAGTGCTTGAGCAAGTTCAATTCCAAACGGACCCATAATTGTTAAATAAATTGAATCCGGTTTTTGCAAAACAATTCTAAATGTTGCACTATTATCCATCGAAGGCGTATTTACGAAGATAGTTCCAGTGCCCTCAAAGTTTTTTATTTTTCTTCTGTTTGCTTCAAGTTTATTTGTTAATCTTTCGGATGGAAGCAGTTCAAACTCTTCTGTCGGCTGAGATGGCACACAACCATTAATAAGAATTAGTATATTAGATAAAAATAGAATTATTAAACTTAATTTTTTCAAATCGCACCTTTATCAATTTTATTTTGTATTTCAATTTTTGTAGGATCAAGCTCAAGAGATTTTTTCCACAACTTAATTGCCTGATCTTTATTCCCAAGTTTAGAT
It encodes the following:
- a CDS encoding DUF4292 domain-containing protein gives rise to the protein MKKLSLIILFLSNILILINGCVPSQPTEEFELLPSERLTNKLEANRRKIKNFEGTGTIFVNTPSMDNSATFRIVLQKPDSIYLTIMGPFGIELAQALVTKDKFTFYDALKNTAYVGAVNSDALQSIFRINLSFEDLLDAFVGSVNLTSNLYRAPDNYFVEDDRYVLTYLDSARTNKTIYKVDVRQLGITEYQLFGLDDALMLQGKYSDFELLENVAVPYKIAIENKKDEQKISIDYKKISVNKNSIFIDFKIPDDATIIKW